From Deferrisoma camini S3R1, the proteins below share one genomic window:
- a CDS encoding ketopantoate reductase family protein encodes MRVGIVGAGVLGSIFGSLLSQKGFDVTLVEVLEERVRLIEREGLWLQMPDGSRVHTRVAITSDPARVGVQDVVMVCVKGYHTASAIRGALPMVGPDTVVLSVQNGLGNLETIAGVVGPDRVVGGITAHSGMPVGMNEVRYVGGLGPLLVIGPYDGVRRPGFERLVEALRKAGLDVHDVDDINPVIWKKLIANVATNCVAALTGLRGGEAVKHEPTVNLIRALAGELAQVARAKGIDFPELENPGEFALKAFAGTKDNKVSMLQDVEAGRPTEIGNLNEVIVREGQRLGIPTPYNQAVTWLVRGVEERNRLRMERMETEGAARKA; translated from the coding sequence ATGAGAGTCGGGATCGTGGGAGCCGGCGTGCTCGGCTCCATCTTCGGAAGCCTGCTGAGCCAGAAGGGGTTCGACGTCACCCTGGTGGAGGTGCTTGAGGAGCGGGTGCGGCTGATCGAGCGGGAGGGGCTGTGGCTCCAGATGCCGGACGGGAGCCGCGTGCACACCCGGGTGGCGATCACCTCGGACCCGGCACGGGTGGGGGTGCAGGACGTGGTCATGGTGTGCGTGAAGGGGTACCACACCGCGTCGGCGATCCGGGGCGCCCTGCCCATGGTCGGGCCTGACACGGTGGTGCTGTCGGTGCAGAACGGCCTGGGCAACCTGGAGACCATCGCCGGGGTGGTGGGGCCCGATCGGGTCGTGGGAGGGATCACCGCCCACTCGGGCATGCCCGTGGGCATGAACGAGGTGCGCTACGTGGGCGGGCTGGGCCCGCTGCTGGTGATCGGACCCTACGACGGCGTGCGCAGGCCCGGGTTCGAGCGGCTCGTCGAGGCCCTGCGGAAGGCCGGGCTCGACGTGCACGACGTGGACGACATCAACCCGGTCATCTGGAAGAAGCTGATCGCCAACGTGGCCACCAACTGCGTGGCCGCCCTGACCGGGCTGCGGGGCGGCGAGGCCGTCAAGCACGAGCCCACGGTGAACCTGATCCGCGCCCTGGCCGGGGAGCTGGCCCAGGTGGCCCGGGCCAAGGGGATCGACTTCCCCGAGCTGGAGAACCCTGGGGAGTTCGCCCTGAAGGCCTTCGCGGGCACCAAGGACAACAAGGTGTCCATGCTCCAGGACGTGGAGGCCGGCCGGCCCACCGAGATCGGTAACCTGAACGAGGTGATCGTGCGGGAGGGGCAGCGGCTCGGGATCCCCACTCCGTACAACCAGGCCGTGACCTGGCTGGTGCGGGGCGTGGAGGAGCGCAACCGCCTGCGGATGGAGCGCATGGAGACCGAGGGGGCGGCCCGGAAGGCGTGA
- a CDS encoding TetR/AcrR family transcriptional regulator yields MAERRRLRPDLRRQQILEAAVRIFYEQGYEAASLRDLAERVGINKATVYHYFESKEDILYHIVDRVGGELLEGVREAFEAGGPPLEMLERMIRFQIGYMEHHVEEIKVLVEEKKSLRPDLYKHVRRTEAEILRLYKEVLERCVRAGRVRPVHITTAAFGILGQINWFYHWYRPDGPLTIGQLADEVVGQLFHGLLPRQTG; encoded by the coding sequence ATGGCGGAGAGAAGGCGGTTGCGGCCCGATCTTCGGCGGCAGCAGATCCTGGAGGCTGCCGTCCGGATCTTTTACGAACAGGGGTATGAAGCGGCGAGCCTGCGGGACCTGGCCGAGCGGGTGGGGATCAACAAGGCCACCGTGTACCACTATTTCGAGAGCAAGGAGGACATCCTCTACCACATCGTGGACCGGGTGGGGGGGGAGCTGCTTGAGGGCGTGCGCGAGGCGTTCGAGGCAGGAGGACCGCCCCTGGAGATGCTCGAGCGGATGATCCGGTTCCAGATCGGGTACATGGAGCACCACGTCGAGGAGATCAAGGTGCTGGTCGAGGAGAAGAAGAGCCTCCGGCCCGACCTCTACAAACACGTCCGCCGGACCGAGGCCGAGATCCTGCGGCTGTACAAGGAGGTGCTGGAACGGTGCGTGCGGGCCGGCCGGGTGAGGCCCGTGCACATCACCACGGCGGCCTTCGGCATCCTGGGGCAGATCAACTGGTTCTATCACTGGTACCGGCCCGACGGGCCCCTCACCATCGGTCAGCTGGCCGACGAGGTGGTGGGGCAGCTGTTCCACGGGCTGCTGCCCCGGCAGACGGGGTGA
- a CDS encoding 3'-5' exonuclease translates to VDPAVFIERLSLDPPVDDEDEADAVTLMTLHGAKGLEFPVVFLVGMEEGLLPHRRDPDAPRAELDEERRLCYVGMTRAREVLHLCHAKARRRQGVLRPAVPSRFLGEIPASLTEGREPERDEEEEKEMARSFFSGIRGMLG, encoded by the coding sequence GTGGACCCGGCCGTGTTCATCGAGCGGCTGAGCCTGGACCCGCCGGTCGACGACGAGGACGAGGCCGACGCGGTCACCCTGATGACCCTGCACGGCGCCAAGGGCCTGGAGTTCCCGGTGGTGTTCCTGGTGGGGATGGAGGAGGGGTTGCTGCCCCACCGACGGGATCCGGACGCGCCCCGGGCCGAGCTGGACGAGGAGCGCCGGCTGTGCTACGTGGGCATGACCCGGGCCCGGGAGGTGCTCCACCTGTGCCACGCCAAGGCCCGACGGCGGCAGGGGGTGCTGCGGCCGGCCGTGCCGAGCCGGTTCCTGGGAGAGATCCCGGCGAGCCTGACCGAGGGGCGCGAGCCCGAGCGGGACGAGGAGGAGGAGAAGGAGATGGCCAGGAGCTTCTTCTCCGGGATCCGGGGGATGCTGGGATGA
- a CDS encoding nitrilase-related carbon-nitrogen hydrolase, producing the protein MRRWKAALVQMALEEGAVDRNLDHALDLAAGEGADLVVFPELFTTGYALERAVELARRGPGTLERLGRWARSSGVRVAGTLLHPWAGGVANAAFFVEADGRVLDLYPKVHRFRPMDEHRYLEAGTSPRVWDTSLGRLAVAVCYDLRFPVFCHRLALSGAVALVVPAEWPRPRTRHWEVLLEARAVEGAWWVLGANRVGPGRDARFEGASRVLDPWGRVVACLGDEEGTAAAEVDPALSAGARTRIPVFEDRIPGLDDPAPLP; encoded by the coding sequence ATGAGACGGTGGAAGGCCGCCCTGGTGCAGATGGCGTTGGAGGAGGGCGCGGTGGACCGCAATCTCGACCACGCCCTGGACCTGGCCGCCGGGGAGGGCGCCGACCTGGTGGTGTTCCCGGAGCTGTTCACCACGGGTTATGCCCTGGAGCGGGCGGTCGAGCTGGCCCGCCGGGGGCCGGGCACCCTGGAGCGGCTCGGCCGGTGGGCCCGCTCAAGCGGGGTCCGGGTGGCCGGAACCCTGCTCCACCCCTGGGCCGGCGGCGTGGCCAACGCCGCGTTCTTCGTGGAGGCCGACGGCCGGGTGCTCGACCTCTACCCCAAGGTCCACCGGTTCCGGCCCATGGACGAGCACCGATACCTGGAGGCGGGGACCTCGCCCCGGGTGTGGGACACCTCCCTGGGCAGGCTGGCCGTGGCGGTCTGTTACGACCTGAGGTTTCCGGTGTTCTGCCACCGGCTGGCGTTGTCGGGAGCCGTCGCCCTGGTGGTGCCGGCCGAGTGGCCCCGACCCCGCACCCGCCACTGGGAGGTTCTCCTGGAGGCCCGCGCGGTCGAGGGGGCCTGGTGGGTGCTGGGCGCGAACCGGGTGGGCCCGGGCCGGGACGCCCGGTTCGAGGGGGCGAGCCGGGTGCTGGACCCCTGGGGCCGGGTGGTGGCCTGCCTGGGAGACGAGGAGGGCACGGCCGCGGCCGAGGTGGATCCGGCCCTGTCGGCCGGGGCCCGCACCCGCATCCCGGTGTTCGAGGACCGGATCCCCGGCCTGGACGACCCCGCTCCCCTGCCTTGA